In one window of Thermus aquaticus DNA:
- a CDS encoding IS5 family transposase (programmed frameshift), with the protein MPLRRCYPSDLTDEEWALLEPLIPAPKPGGRPAKVSRREIMNAILYVLKNGIPWRAMPHDLPHWSTVYHYFRRWQKEGVWEKAVQALVRRDREREGRPASPSALVMDSQSVKNDGKRGPRGNDGAKKVKGRKRQILTDTGGRLLKVFVHPANEHDKWGGRALLAGMGLSLWPRVRKLFVDWGYRGLKETASSLGLELEVVARPYAGVRGVWVREGAEVPEIPRERGFKPLPKRWVVERTFAWLGRNRRLAKDYEENPRVSEAWVYLGMLRLLVKRLARAA; encoded by the exons GTGCCTCTTAGACGATGTTACCCCAGCGACCTAACCGACGAGGAGTGGGCCCTCCTGGAGCCCCTCATCCCCGCCCCCAAGCCCGGCGGCCGGCCCGCCAAGGTGTCCAGAAGAGAGATCATGAACGCCATCCTTTACGTCCTGAAGAACGGCATCCCCTGGCGAGCCATGCCCCATGACCTGCCCCACTGGTCCACCGTCTACCACTACTTTCGCCGGTGGCAGAAGGAGGGGGTGTGGGAGAAAGCGGTGCAAGCCCTGGTCCGCCGGGACCGGGAGCGAGAAGGGAGACCCGCTTCCCCCAGCGCCCTGGTCATGGACAGTCAGTCGGTGAAAA ACGACGGAAAAAGGGGGCCCCGGGGAAACGATGGGGCGAAAAAGGTCAAAGGGAGAAAGCGCCAGATCCTAACGGACACGGGGGGCCGCCTCCTGAAGGTCTTTGTCCACCCGGCCAATGAGCATGACAAGTGGGGTGGGCGGGCCTTGCTGGCGGGGATGGGCCTCTCCTTGTGGCCACGGGTGCGGAAGCTTTTCGTGGACTGGGGGTACCGGGGCCTCAAGGAGACGGCTTCTTCCCTGGGTTTGGAGCTGGAGGTGGTGGCCCGTCCCTACGCGGGGGTACGGGGGGTCTGGGTGCGGGAGGGGGCGGAGGTGCCGGAGATTCCGCGGGAGCGTGGGTTCAAGCCTTTACCTAAGAGGTGGGTGGTGGAGAGGACCTTTGCCTGGCTGGGGCGGAACCGGCGTCTTGCCAAGGACTATGAGGAGAACCCTCGGGTAAGCGAGGCCTGGGTCTATCTGGGCATGCTACGATTGTTGGTGAAGCGGCTAGCCAGGGCCGCGTAA
- a CDS encoding ABC transporter ATP-binding protein → MLSVENLKVVYRGVILALDGVSLEVREGEAVALLGPNGAGKSSLVRAIAGLLPKFEGRVLDGHVRLMGREATHLDPVRISALGLTAVLEGRPLFRYLTPVENLVAAGHRLSPRELKEGMEEVFARFPRLYERRHEQAGYLSGGEQQMLLLGMALLTRPKLLVVDEPSLGLAPRLVAEVMATLDALRREKGLSLLLVEQNARAALSIVDRVYVLERGRVVFEGEAKAAAEDQDVMEFYLGKEEVGFRQARRYRRRKRWV, encoded by the coding sequence ATGCTTTCCGTGGAGAACCTCAAGGTGGTGTATCGGGGCGTGATCCTGGCCCTGGACGGGGTTTCCCTGGAGGTGCGGGAAGGGGAGGCCGTGGCCCTTTTAGGCCCCAACGGGGCGGGGAAGAGTTCCTTGGTGCGGGCCATTGCCGGCCTCCTGCCCAAGTTTGAGGGGCGGGTCCTGGACGGGCACGTCCGCCTCATGGGCCGGGAGGCCACCCACCTGGACCCGGTGCGGATCTCGGCCCTGGGCCTGACCGCCGTCCTCGAGGGCCGCCCCCTTTTCCGCTACCTGACCCCGGTGGAGAACCTGGTGGCGGCGGGGCACCGCCTCTCCCCGAGGGAGCTCAAGGAGGGCATGGAGGAGGTCTTCGCCCGCTTTCCCCGCCTCTACGAGCGCCGCCACGAGCAGGCGGGCTACCTCTCTGGGGGGGAGCAGCAGATGCTCCTTCTGGGCATGGCCCTCCTCACCCGGCCCAAGCTCCTGGTGGTGGACGAGCCCTCCTTGGGCCTGGCCCCCAGGCTGGTGGCGGAGGTCATGGCCACGCTGGACGCCCTGAGGCGGGAGAAGGGCCTAAGCCTCCTCTTGGTGGAGCAGAACGCCCGGGCCGCTCTCTCCATCGTGGACCGGGTCTATGTGCTGGAGCGGGGGCGGGTGGTCTTTGAGGGGGAGGCCAAGGCGGCGGCGGAGGACCAGGACGTGATGGAGTTCTACCTGGGTAAGGAGGAGGTGGGCTTCCGCCAGGCCCGGCGCTACCGGCGAAGGAAGCGGTGGGTGTGA
- a CDS encoding DUF11 domain-containing protein: protein MQGNAKSFLKAVLLGFGLALLVLGTALAMTPAGTQIQNQASASYIDSAGQPRTTTSNLVVTVVQQVYDFTITPNGTESAPGQIRTALPGGQVIFNYLVTNTGNGTDTINLNTVQGTSDNFDLLSPTIYLDANCNGNLDPGETTPITSVTLGMGQQACVIVRATIPAGATSGHYGNLNLVGTSAGSPSVTDNNNWARALATAQAALTAFKSASPTGPVAPGGTITYTISGANVGGSPAYGYPVTVDGTPRNGILIEDIIPTGLTVTQVSGSAGAGTVRFIYYDGTAWTTLTSTTGLSIVGGGNKKVGMLIEGTGAFFPVGAGYTFSFQATVPSSAPAGTGYANTATVTFDANGNGNANDPGETVTTNTTTNTVAAAYNVAVGPFGFPQGSATGTYTVGGYTVNRSGDQQTIASVNSGTTVIFRHTLKNTGNTADSFTLSFSGAPAGWACSLVADDLTTPISGPVGPVAANSDFNFALKCQVPATYTSSTATTITITATSVGDPSKSDTTTDVVSAVADGFRFDLYGGLTAPYQVGKTPDGLQHTSDDTSTTRPSIPTTTANPGTSVTYRLRVENRNPNNQADNYLLLVQPVLNFGQVDSVLFYADANDDGIPDGAPISNTGLVNFGDTFKYLAVVTLKANAAPVSVGFNFAAQSTASTSEGLDWVYAQIDVNLVAQVTLDPDRSGTVTSPGTIQYTHTLTNNSNTPLYCYVGGNGGSYGWTYQYSTDGSNWYSALGNVSVGANGGTQTIYVRVLVPAGEPIGRTDVNTVQARCFVTYPSDPLATTPDAQDTATETTTIVGGELRVTKRAKTYVGTGPAVRDATGATAFPGDVIEYTIEAENIGTGDLTNVKISAPIPAYTTFVSVSATATGFSGSYTVLYSTDGTTWSATPPASVPTGGTVYVGVDTNGDGNITNADTMPPGAKITITLRVQVQ from the coding sequence ATGCAAGGAAACGCTAAGAGCTTCTTGAAGGCAGTCCTCCTGGGGTTCGGCCTAGCCCTTTTGGTCCTGGGCACGGCTTTGGCCATGACCCCAGCGGGGACGCAGATCCAGAACCAGGCTTCCGCCAGCTACATTGACTCGGCAGGCCAGCCCCGCACCACCACGTCCAACCTGGTGGTTACGGTGGTGCAGCAGGTCTACGACTTCACCATAACCCCAAACGGCACCGAAAGCGCTCCCGGACAGATCAGGACTGCCCTTCCCGGTGGCCAGGTGATCTTTAACTACTTGGTCACCAACACCGGTAACGGCACCGACACTATCAACCTGAACACGGTCCAGGGCACCTCTGACAACTTTGACCTCCTGAGCCCCACCATCTACCTGGATGCCAACTGCAACGGCAACCTGGACCCCGGGGAGACCACGCCCATCACCAGCGTGACCCTGGGCATGGGCCAGCAGGCCTGCGTCATCGTGAGGGCCACCATTCCCGCAGGCGCCACCAGCGGCCATTACGGGAACCTGAACCTGGTAGGCACCTCAGCGGGCAGCCCCAGCGTCACCGACAACAACAACTGGGCCCGGGCCCTGGCCACCGCCCAGGCCGCCCTCACGGCCTTCAAGAGCGCTTCGCCCACTGGCCCCGTGGCCCCTGGCGGCACCATCACCTACACCATCTCCGGTGCTAACGTCGGTGGTAGCCCCGCTTACGGCTACCCCGTCACCGTGGACGGCACGCCCAGGAACGGCATCCTGATTGAGGACATCATTCCTACTGGGCTCACCGTTACCCAGGTTTCCGGCTCCGCCGGCGCTGGTACCGTTCGCTTCATCTACTACGATGGCACGGCCTGGACCACGTTGACTTCCACCACCGGTCTGAGCATCGTGGGCGGTGGCAACAAGAAGGTGGGCATGCTCATTGAGGGCACGGGGGCCTTCTTCCCCGTGGGCGCCGGGTACACCTTCTCCTTCCAGGCCACGGTGCCCTCTTCTGCGCCCGCCGGAACGGGCTATGCCAACACCGCCACCGTGACCTTTGACGCCAACGGCAACGGGAATGCCAACGACCCCGGCGAGACCGTTACCACCAACACCACCACCAACACCGTGGCGGCCGCCTACAACGTGGCCGTGGGGCCGTTTGGCTTCCCTCAGGGGAGCGCTACCGGTACCTACACCGTGGGTGGCTACACGGTGAACCGCTCCGGTGACCAGCAGACCATCGCCTCCGTCAACAGCGGCACCACCGTCATCTTCCGCCACACCCTTAAGAACACCGGCAACACTGCCGATAGCTTCACCCTGAGCTTTAGCGGCGCACCCGCTGGCTGGGCCTGCAGCCTGGTAGCCGATGACCTCACCACGCCCATCAGCGGCCCCGTGGGCCCCGTGGCCGCGAATAGCGACTTCAACTTCGCCCTCAAGTGCCAGGTTCCCGCCACCTACACCTCTAGCACTGCCACTACCATCACCATTACGGCCACCAGCGTGGGTGACCCCTCCAAGAGCGACACCACCACGGATGTGGTAAGCGCCGTGGCCGATGGGTTCCGCTTTGACCTCTACGGTGGTCTGACGGCTCCCTACCAAGTGGGCAAGACTCCGGATGGTCTGCAGCACACCTCTGATGACACCAGCACGACCCGCCCCTCAATCCCCACTACCACCGCCAACCCAGGGACTTCGGTGACCTACCGCCTGCGTGTAGAAAACCGCAACCCCAACAACCAGGCGGACAACTACCTGCTTCTGGTGCAGCCAGTTCTGAACTTCGGGCAGGTGGATAGCGTCCTCTTCTATGCGGACGCCAACGACGACGGTATCCCCGATGGTGCGCCCATCTCCAACACGGGTCTGGTCAACTTCGGAGACACCTTCAAGTACTTGGCCGTGGTCACGCTGAAGGCCAACGCTGCCCCCGTTTCCGTAGGCTTCAACTTCGCCGCTCAGAGCACGGCGTCCACCTCGGAAGGACTGGACTGGGTCTATGCCCAGATTGACGTGAACCTGGTGGCCCAGGTCACCCTGGACCCCGACCGCTCCGGCACCGTGACCAGCCCGGGCACCATCCAGTACACCCACACCCTGACCAACAACTCCAATACGCCGCTCTACTGCTACGTGGGTGGCAACGGCGGTAGCTACGGCTGGACCTACCAGTACTCTACGGACGGGAGCAACTGGTACAGCGCTTTGGGGAACGTGTCTGTGGGCGCGAACGGGGGTACCCAGACCATCTACGTCCGGGTGCTGGTACCCGCTGGCGAGCCCATCGGTCGGACTGACGTGAACACCGTCCAGGCCCGCTGCTTCGTCACCTACCCGTCCGATCCCCTGGCCACTACCCCCGATGCGCAGGACACCGCCACCGAAACCACCACCATCGTGGGCGGTGAGCTGCGCGTGACCAAGCGCGCCAAGACCTACGTGGGCACTGGCCCGGCCGTGCGCGATGCCACCGGCGCCACCGCCTTCCCCGGCGACGTGATTGAGTACACCATCGAGGCCGAGAACATCGGCACCGGCGACCTCACCAACGTCAAGATCTCCGCCCCCATCCCCGCCTACACCACCTTCGTGAGCGTCTCCGCCACGGCCACGGGCTTCAGCGGTAGCTACACCGTCCTCTACTCCACCGACGGCACCACCTGGAGCGCCACGCCGCCTGCCAGCGTGCCCACGGGTGGTACGGTCTACGTGGGCGTGGACACGAACGGAGACGGCAACATCACGAACGCCGACACCATGCCGCCCGGCGCCAAGATCACCATCACCCTGAGGGTCCAGGTGCAGTAG
- a CDS encoding ABC transporter ATP-binding protein, with protein sequence MKMILEVKNLHLAFKGVKALAGVEFSVSPGEFFAVIGPNGAGKTTLLNVLSGVYEPERGEVVFLGQSLRGKSPQERARMGLGRTFQGLEIFRGMSVLDNVKLGAELALETYPMALPKAEREWRLRAWAEEVLDYLHLSPYRHAPAGLLPYGLQKRVEVARALAGKPKLLLLDEPMAGLSLEEKQDLARFLLDAREEWGVTLLWVEHDLRAVLELSDRVLVLSYGEVLYYGPPSGVRQDPRVVEAYLGQG encoded by the coding sequence ATGAAGATGATTCTGGAAGTCAAGAACCTCCACCTCGCCTTCAAGGGCGTCAAGGCCCTGGCCGGAGTGGAGTTTTCCGTGAGCCCAGGGGAGTTCTTCGCCGTCATCGGCCCCAACGGGGCGGGGAAGACCACGCTTTTAAACGTCCTCTCCGGGGTCTACGAGCCCGAGCGGGGCGAGGTCGTCTTCCTAGGCCAAAGCCTAAGGGGGAAGTCCCCCCAGGAGCGCGCCCGGATGGGGCTTGGGCGCACCTTCCAGGGGCTGGAGATCTTCCGTGGCATGAGCGTCTTGGACAACGTGAAGCTGGGGGCGGAGCTGGCCCTGGAAACCTACCCTATGGCCCTCCCAAAGGCGGAAAGGGAGTGGCGCCTTCGCGCCTGGGCCGAGGAGGTCCTGGACTACCTCCACCTCTCCCCCTACCGCCACGCCCCCGCCGGCCTCCTCCCCTACGGCCTGCAGAAGCGGGTGGAGGTGGCCCGGGCCCTGGCGGGAAAGCCAAAACTCCTCCTCCTGGACGAGCCCATGGCGGGGCTTTCCCTGGAGGAGAAGCAGGACCTGGCCCGCTTCCTCCTGGACGCCCGGGAGGAGTGGGGGGTGACCCTCCTCTGGGTGGAGCACGACCTGAGGGCGGTCCTGGAGCTTTCCGACCGGGTTCTGGTCCTCTCCTACGGCGAGGTCCTCTACTACGGGCCCCCTTCCGGGGTGCGCCAGGACCCCCGGGTGGTGGAGGCCTACCTGGGCCAGGGGTGA
- a CDS encoding DUF11 domain-containing protein: MRLALALLLSLFSLAWALTPAGTVIRNQAEARVGGERYLSNVVETRVQALCVPSVTPDGTIPSPGQEAQAPAGGFAYLVYRVANLGNALFTLGLDYLDQDAGFRPEALRLFLDVNENGQPDPGEPTVASLDLAPGEAKRVGVEVRLPSPASGSYFFTLRATCADNQGVKRDEDNWARVRVGEGPVLQVFKEATPTAARPGEAVTFRLTLHNLGGEALGPIYLTDDLSGLPLVYVGGSARAPVGRVEFYDGSAWTPLEPASPRAIRLVLSGLARGGMAELSFQARVLEGTPPQTLRNLARAEGPGGPAEGAAEVTVLPLYQHHLGPQGNPRALPGGEGSADDRQAKEALEGTRVCFAHTLESAGSVAEAYALRVEGLPGGATAAFLTLSGTPLANPLPLNPGERADFLVCYGGFTAPFAARVVARGGAGDNATWDEITRVHPQGSLTLRKAVNPAGTVRPGDTLTYTLTLENAIGPMEVEVRDPLDPHLEFVSASHGGRLEGGKVVWRLTLPPGTTTLTLTARVKPSTPDDTRIRNGARLHAPLSPDPIPSNPVENPVWSAGLLLQKEVTPKEAQPGDLLTYTLRVANPAGAALEVRVEDTPDPRLAYVEGSATKGCQSPVPWPVEVRDGKLLFAPFTLPAQGTECLSYRMRLRPGPAGQIGNVAQALGLSANGAATASAQAQAVARLRPGVFEEKGLLLGRVFLDLDKDGLFSPGDIPLPRARLLLPGGLQVLTDAEGRYAFRDLPYGVYEVMLDPATAPFPPRPHPEALGEGYRHRVPVYGLAVSDFPLALDLSVKVRRSTTLRMGPLTVEKRVLEAEGARLVVLTLKAAEPLPEFRLTDPVPGGEDFVFEAEVLEGEKTLSYRLPPEAPFTDPEVRWRYP, encoded by the coding sequence ATGAGACTCGCCCTCGCCCTCCTCCTGAGCCTCTTCAGCCTCGCCTGGGCCCTGACCCCGGCGGGCACCGTGATCCGCAACCAGGCCGAGGCCCGGGTGGGAGGGGAGCGGTATTTGAGCAACGTGGTGGAAACCCGGGTCCAGGCCCTCTGCGTGCCCAGCGTGACCCCTGACGGCACCATCCCGAGCCCGGGCCAGGAGGCCCAGGCCCCGGCGGGGGGCTTCGCCTACCTGGTCTACCGGGTGGCCAACCTGGGGAACGCCCTCTTTACCCTGGGTCTGGACTATCTGGACCAAGATGCGGGCTTCCGCCCCGAGGCGCTCCGCCTCTTTTTGGACGTGAACGAGAACGGCCAGCCGGACCCCGGGGAGCCCACGGTGGCCTCCCTGGACCTGGCTCCCGGGGAGGCGAAGCGGGTGGGGGTTGAGGTCCGGCTTCCTAGCCCCGCCTCCGGCTCCTACTTCTTCACCCTCAGGGCCACCTGCGCCGACAACCAGGGGGTGAAGCGGGACGAGGACAACTGGGCCCGGGTGCGGGTGGGGGAGGGGCCCGTCCTCCAGGTCTTCAAGGAGGCCACCCCCACCGCCGCCAGGCCCGGGGAAGCGGTCACCTTCCGCCTCACCCTCCACAACCTGGGCGGGGAGGCTTTGGGCCCCATCTACCTGACGGACGACCTCTCGGGCCTGCCCCTGGTCTACGTGGGTGGCTCGGCCAGGGCCCCTGTGGGCCGGGTGGAGTTCTATGACGGAAGCGCCTGGACCCCTCTGGAGCCCGCAAGCCCCAGGGCCATCCGCCTGGTCCTTTCCGGCCTAGCCCGGGGCGGCATGGCCGAGCTCTCCTTCCAGGCCCGGGTCCTCGAGGGAACGCCTCCCCAGACCCTGCGCAACCTGGCCCGGGCGGAGGGGCCGGGGGGCCCGGCGGAAGGGGCGGCGGAGGTCACCGTCCTGCCCCTCTACCAGCACCACCTGGGCCCCCAGGGGAACCCCAGGGCCCTGCCCGGGGGCGAGGGGAGCGCCGACGACCGCCAGGCCAAGGAGGCCCTCGAGGGCACCCGGGTCTGCTTCGCCCACACCCTGGAGAGCGCCGGGTCCGTGGCCGAGGCCTACGCCCTCCGGGTGGAGGGGCTTCCCGGTGGGGCGACGGCCGCCTTCCTCACCCTCTCCGGGACCCCTCTCGCCAACCCCCTGCCCCTGAACCCGGGGGAGAGGGCGGACTTCCTGGTCTGCTACGGGGGCTTCACCGCCCCCTTCGCCGCCAGGGTGGTGGCCCGGGGCGGAGCGGGCGACAACGCCACCTGGGACGAGATCACCCGGGTCCATCCCCAGGGGAGCCTCACCCTGCGCAAGGCGGTGAACCCGGCGGGCACGGTGAGGCCCGGGGACACCCTCACCTACACCCTCACCCTGGAGAACGCCATCGGCCCCATGGAGGTGGAGGTCCGGGACCCCCTGGACCCCCACCTGGAGTTCGTGTCGGCCTCCCACGGAGGGCGCCTGGAGGGGGGGAAGGTGGTCTGGCGCCTCACCCTTCCCCCGGGAACCACGACCCTCACCCTGACGGCGCGGGTGAAGCCCTCCACGCCGGACGATACCCGCATTCGCAACGGGGCTAGGCTCCACGCGCCCCTCTCTCCGGACCCCATCCCCTCCAACCCCGTGGAGAACCCCGTCTGGAGCGCTGGGCTCCTCCTCCAAAAGGAGGTGACGCCCAAGGAGGCCCAGCCGGGCGACCTCCTCACCTACACCCTGCGGGTGGCGAACCCGGCGGGGGCGGCCCTCGAGGTCCGGGTGGAGGACACCCCTGACCCCCGCCTGGCCTACGTGGAGGGAAGCGCCACCAAAGGGTGCCAGAGCCCCGTTCCCTGGCCCGTGGAGGTGCGGGATGGCAAGCTCCTCTTCGCCCCCTTCACCCTGCCCGCCCAGGGCACGGAGTGCCTGAGCTATCGGATGCGCCTCCGCCCTGGCCCCGCCGGACAGATCGGCAACGTGGCCCAGGCCCTTGGCCTCTCGGCTAACGGGGCTGCCACCGCCTCGGCCCAGGCTCAGGCGGTGGCTCGCCTGCGCCCCGGGGTTTTTGAGGAGAAGGGCCTCCTCCTGGGCCGGGTCTTCCTGGACCTGGACAAGGACGGCCTCTTCTCCCCCGGGGACATCCCGCTTCCTAGGGCCAGGCTCCTCCTCCCCGGTGGCCTACAGGTGCTCACCGATGCCGAAGGGCGCTACGCCTTCCGGGACCTCCCCTATGGGGTCTACGAGGTCATGCTGGACCCCGCCACCGCTCCCTTCCCGCCCCGGCCCCACCCCGAGGCCCTGGGCGAGGGGTACCGCCACCGGGTGCCCGTGTACGGCCTGGCGGTCAGCGACTTCCCCCTCGCCCTGGACCTCAGCGTGAAGGTGCGCCGAAGCACCACCTTGCGCATGGGGCCCCTCACCGTGGAGAAGCGGGTGCTGGAGGCGGAAGGGGCCAGGCTGGTGGTCCTCACCCTCAAGGCGGCGGAGCCCCTGCCCGAGTTCCGCCTGACCGACCCCGTGCCTGGGGGCGAGGACTTCGTCTTTGAGGCCGAGGTGCTGGAAGGGGAGAAGACCCTGAGCTACAGGCTCCCCCCTGAGGCGCCCTTCACCGATCCCGAGGTGCGCTGGAGGTATCCGTGA
- a CDS encoding branched-chain amino acid ABC transporter permease — translation MYALSKRLTDAFSRRYARTVRETYREDEAYASTPLGRLGLFALLLLLLFLPFLLGPYPMYVATLVAIGALSALGLHLLVGGAGQISLGHAAFMGVGAYAASHLAGPLAPLGILLGGGIAALLGLLLGLPALRIKGVYLAIATLAFQFLADYVFKNWEAVTGGIRGRTLPPAELFGIPLDSPERLWYLVLLFLLPLFFYGKRLLMTRTGRAFMAVRDNDLSARVAGVNLTRVKLFAFALSAFYAGVAGGLLAQLYKAVTPEYFPLSVSIQYLAMVIVGGAGTVLGAILGAFFVLLIPEVLNSYVGALGPQYAAALAAWRNVLFGLLILAFLILEPLGLVGLWGRVRNYFRTWPLPY, via the coding sequence GTGTACGCCCTCTCCAAGCGCCTCACCGACGCCTTCAGCCGCCGCTACGCCCGGACGGTCCGGGAGACCTACCGGGAGGACGAGGCCTACGCCAGCACTCCCCTGGGGCGGCTTGGCCTCTTTGCCCTCCTCCTTCTCCTCCTCTTCCTGCCCTTTCTCCTGGGCCCCTACCCCATGTACGTGGCCACCCTGGTGGCCATCGGGGCCCTTTCCGCCCTGGGGCTTCACCTTCTGGTGGGCGGGGCGGGCCAGATCTCCTTGGGGCACGCCGCCTTCATGGGGGTGGGGGCCTACGCCGCCAGCCACCTGGCGGGGCCCCTGGCCCCCCTGGGCATCCTCCTCGGCGGGGGGATAGCCGCCCTCCTGGGCCTCCTCCTCGGCCTTCCGGCGCTCCGCATCAAGGGGGTGTACCTGGCCATCGCCACCTTGGCCTTCCAGTTCTTGGCGGACTATGTGTTCAAGAACTGGGAAGCGGTCACCGGGGGGATTCGGGGTCGTACCCTGCCCCCGGCGGAACTCTTCGGCATCCCCTTGGACTCCCCGGAAAGGCTCTGGTACCTGGTCCTCCTCTTCCTTCTACCCCTTTTCTTTTACGGCAAGCGCCTACTCATGACCCGAACCGGGCGGGCCTTCATGGCGGTGCGGGACAACGACCTCTCCGCCCGGGTGGCTGGGGTGAACCTGACGCGGGTGAAGCTCTTCGCCTTCGCCCTCTCCGCCTTCTACGCCGGGGTGGCCGGGGGGCTTCTGGCCCAGCTCTACAAGGCGGTGACCCCGGAGTACTTCCCCCTTTCCGTGAGCATCCAGTACCTAGCCATGGTCATCGTGGGCGGGGCGGGCACGGTTCTGGGGGCCATCTTGGGGGCCTTTTTTGTGCTCCTCATTCCCGAGGTCCTCAATAGCTACGTGGGCGCCCTAGGGCCCCAGTACGCCGCCGCCCTGGCGGCCTGGCGCAACGTGCTCTTTGGTCTCCTGATCCTGGCCTTCTTGATCCTCGAGCCCCTGGGTTTGGTGGGGCTTTGGGGACGGGTGCGCAACTACTTCCGCACCTGGCCCTTGCCCTACTGA
- a CDS encoding AMP-binding protein, producing MRGTLLEHLVNHAKERPKAAALRVKRLGIWQKTSWEDLLDRVLSLAGGLAAMGLKEGEVLAILGHNAPEWVEAELAAQALGALPMGIYADAMPEEVGYFLEFTGARGIVVSDEEQLDKVYPHLHLVDFVLVWEEAGMSRHFGGKVRRFSEALGDRRVGEEAMGKRRPEETALLAPTSGTTGRSKLAMLSHANLLAGHRALAQALGFQKGAWVFSYLPLPWIGEQMLTVVQSLVEGSTVHFPEDPTTLREDLKEVQPDFFLAPPRLWEDMASLIQSRMADADFLKAFFYRVGMGALLEGANREFRGEKVGLWLDLKRALFYPLIARPLRARLGLAACRIAVTGGAPLGPEVFTFFRALGLDIRQVYGQSETAAATTAHTTGDAPPETVGPPLPGTEVRLSEEGEIQVRGPQVFQGYFRQEAATRESFTQDGFFRTGDAGFFDERGHLVILGRVKEVGALLDGTRFAPQFLENRLKYSPYIREAVVLGHGRPFVTALVELDPENVQNWARKRGIPFTTYLSLTERPEVRALIAEEIRMVNQTLPEKLRIRRFAILPKELHPDDEEVTRTRKVRRQVVEARYAAAIQALYGEGGRVEVTLPIRYLEGEGRLEAVLEVQEV from the coding sequence ATGCGGGGAACGCTTTTAGAGCACCTGGTGAACCACGCCAAAGAGCGGCCCAAAGCCGCCGCCTTGCGGGTAAAGAGGCTTGGCATCTGGCAAAAGACCTCCTGGGAAGACCTCCTGGACCGGGTCCTGAGCCTGGCGGGGGGCTTGGCCGCCATGGGCCTAAAGGAAGGGGAGGTCCTGGCCATCCTGGGCCACAACGCTCCGGAGTGGGTGGAGGCCGAGCTCGCCGCCCAGGCCCTGGGGGCCCTGCCCATGGGCATCTACGCCGATGCCATGCCCGAGGAGGTGGGCTACTTCCTGGAGTTCACCGGGGCCAGGGGCATCGTGGTCTCGGACGAGGAGCAGCTGGACAAGGTCTACCCCCACCTGCACCTGGTGGACTTCGTCCTGGTGTGGGAGGAGGCGGGGATGAGCCGCCACTTCGGGGGGAAGGTCCGCCGCTTCAGCGAGGCTCTGGGGGATAGGCGGGTAGGGGAGGAGGCCATGGGAAAGCGGCGCCCCGAGGAGACCGCCCTCCTCGCCCCCACCTCGGGGACTACGGGGCGGAGCAAGCTGGCCATGCTCTCCCACGCCAACCTCCTGGCCGGGCACAGGGCTTTAGCCCAGGCCCTGGGGTTCCAGAAGGGGGCCTGGGTATTCAGCTACCTGCCCCTCCCCTGGATCGGGGAGCAGATGCTCACCGTGGTCCAGAGCCTGGTGGAGGGCTCCACCGTCCACTTCCCCGAGGACCCCACCACCCTGAGGGAGGACCTCAAGGAGGTGCAACCCGACTTCTTCCTGGCCCCGCCCAGGCTCTGGGAGGACATGGCGAGCCTCATCCAAAGCCGGATGGCCGATGCGGACTTCCTCAAGGCCTTCTTCTACCGGGTGGGCATGGGGGCCCTCCTGGAAGGGGCTAACCGGGAGTTCCGCGGCGAGAAGGTGGGCCTTTGGCTGGACCTCAAGCGGGCCCTCTTCTACCCCCTGATCGCCAGGCCCCTCAGGGCGAGGCTGGGCCTCGCCGCTTGCCGCATCGCCGTGACCGGGGGGGCCCCTTTAGGCCCCGAGGTCTTCACCTTCTTCCGCGCCCTGGGGCTGGACATCCGCCAGGTCTACGGCCAGTCGGAGACCGCCGCCGCCACCACCGCCCACACCACCGGGGACGCCCCTCCCGAGACCGTGGGCCCGCCCCTCCCCGGCACCGAGGTGCGCCTCAGCGAGGAGGGGGAGATCCAGGTCCGGGGCCCCCAGGTCTTCCAGGGCTACTTCCGGCAGGAGGCGGCCACCCGGGAGAGCTTCACCCAGGACGGCTTCTTCCGCACCGGGGACGCGGGCTTCTTTGACGAACGGGGGCACCTGGTCATCCTGGGCCGGGTGAAGGAGGTAGGGGCCCTTTTGGACGGCACCCGCTTCGCCCCGCAGTTCCTGGAAAACCGGCTCAAGTACTCCCCCTACATCCGCGAGGCCGTGGTTCTGGGCCACGGCAGGCCCTTCGTCACCGCCCTCGTGGAGCTGGACCCAGAGAACGTGCAGAACTGGGCCCGCAAGCGGGGCATCCCCTTCACCACCTACCTCTCCCTCACGGAGCGCCCCGAGGTCCGGGCCCTCATCGCCGAGGAGATTCGCATGGTGAACCAGACCCTGCCCGAAAAGCTCAGGATCCGCCGCTTCGCCATCCTGCCCAAGGAACTCCACCCCGACGACGAGGAGGTTACCCGCACCCGCAAGGTCCGCCGCCAGGTGGTGGAGGCCCGCTACGCCGCCGCCATCCAGGCCCTCTACGGCGAAGGGGGGCGGGTGGAGGTTACCCTTCCCATACGCTACCTGGAGGGGGAGGGAAGGCTGGAGGCGGTCCTCGAGGTCCAGGAGGTCTAA